In the Pristiophorus japonicus isolate sPriJap1 chromosome 5, sPriJap1.hap1, whole genome shotgun sequence genome, one interval contains:
- the btd gene encoding biotinidase: METFRLKWLLLVWQCSVIPVCGRDVYTAAVYEHNTVLNPTSWTPSTRQAALRHMGENLDIYQEQVLAAHKRGAKIIVFPEDGLYGFNFSRDSVFPYLEPMPDPTVTKWNPCLHPTAFDNTEVLHRLSCMAKNSSMYLIANMGERQPCNHSDHGCPSDGRYQFNTNVVFDAEGALIAKYHKQNLFFEVAFNTPKTVQHVIFNTSFAGSFGIFTCFDILFYEPTVSLIENYGVKQIIFTTAWFNLLPLLSAVEFQQAFATAFSINLFAANLHHPEYNMTGSGIYTPSDSLYYYNMENNKGKLLVAEVPVIAPSNVHSLEMSKPQITSPFIERNIGPLTSDDSGSIFHTMMMYDNYTFISVTGKKGNLQVCSNILCCHVAYERGNTTSSLYALGVFDGFHTRAAIFYLQVCALVKCAGSSYDTCGQSVTTATDIVDFTLWGNFSTHHVYPEILASEMKLYHADTRGWGDNNYYMTKKRMSAGLVTAAFYGRWYEKD; the protein is encoded by the exons ATGGAGACATTTCGCTTGAAGTGGCTGTTGTTGGTGTGGCAATGCTCTGTAATCCCGGTGTGCGGACGAGATGTTTACACTGCGGCAGTCTATGAACACAACACAGTGCTGAATCCAACGTCGTGGACCCCTTCCACACGTCAGGCGGCACTGAGGCACATGGGAGAGAACCTGGACATCTACCAAGAGCAAGTCCTTGCAGCTCACAAGCGG GGAGCTAAGATAATTGTATTTCCAGAGGATGGTCTGTATGGCTTTAACTTCAGCAGAGATTCTGTTTTTCCATATTTGGAGCCAATGCCAGATCCGACTGTTACTAAATGGAATCCCTGTCTGCATCCAACGGCATTTGATAATACAGAG GTCCTTCATCGACTGAGTTGTATGGCAAAAAACAGCAGTATGTATTTGATAGCAAACATGGGGGAAAGACAGCCCTGTAATCATAGTGACCATGGTTGTCCATCAGATGGAAGATATCAGTTTAATACAAATGTGGTTTTTGATGCTGAAGGTGCTCTGATAGCTAAATACCATAAACAGAACCTTTTCTTTGAAGTTGCGTTCAATACACCTAAAACAGTGCAGCACGTCATCTTTAATACATCTTTTGCCGGAAGTTTTGGCATCTTTACCTGCTTTGATATCTTGTTCTATGAGCCAACAGTAAGCTTGATTGAGAATTATGGTGTGAAACAAATTATATTTACCACAGCCTGGTtcaacttgctcccactcttatctGCAGTAGAGTTTCAGCAAGCATTTGCAACTGCGTTCAGTATCAATCTTTTTGCAGCCAACCTGCATCATCCTGAATACAATATGACAGGAAGTGGCATCTACACGCCTTCAGATTCCCTCTATTACTACAACATGGAGAACAACAAAGGAAAACTTCTTGTGGCTGAGGTTCCTGTAATTGCACCCAGCAACGTCCACAGCCTGGAAATGTCTAAGCCTCAGATTACATCACCATTCATTGAGAGGAACATTGGCCCATTGACAAGTGATGATTCTGGTAGTATCTTCCATACTATGATGATGTATGATAATTATACTTTTATCTCTGTGACAGGCAAGAAAGGTAACCTCCAAGTCTGTTCCAACATCTTGTGTTGTCATGTAGCCTACGAACGTGGCAACACAACCAGTAGTCTGTATGCTTTAGGAGTCTTTGATGGGTTTCACACAAGAGCTGCCATCTTCTACCTGCAAGTATGTGCCTTGGTAAAGTGTGCAGGCTCTAGCTATGACACCTGTGGACAAAGTGTTACAACTGCCACTGACATCGTAGACTTTACATTGTGGGGGAATTTTAGCACACACCACGTTTATCCAGAAATATTAGCATCTGAGATGAAACTTTATCATGCAGATACCAGAGGCTGGGGTGACAATAATTATTACATGACGAAGAAGAGAATGTCAGCAGGACTTGTGACTGCAGCATTCTATGGAAGATGGTACGAAAAAGATTAG